The DNA window TCACCTTGACAACATGAGAGTTCTCAAGGCACTGATTTATGCAAAAGATGATGTTCAGCCACTTGTTGAAGGAAGCAGCAAGCGGAAGGTTTATATCTAGAAGAATTCAATTTTATCATTGTGAAAAATGTTATGGTTTCTAATGAGATGCGCAAAAACAGGTTAACATTGAGGTGCTACGGAGAAAGAATGTGCTGCTGCTGATATCAGACCTTGACATTACACAAGAAGAGATTTCAATCCTTGAACAGATCTACAACGAGTCGCGGCTGCAGCCTTCAAGGCAGGAAAGCCAATATGAGATTGTGTGGCTCCCAATTCTTGATCATACAGTCCCTTTGAACGACGCTACGCACAAGAAATTTGAGATGCTGCAGTCTAGCATGACTTGGTACTCAGTGTACAGTCCTACTTTGATCGATCAGGCAGTGGTTCAGTTCATTAAGAAAGAGTGGCATTTCAACAAGAAGCCTATGCTGGTTGTGCTTGATCCACAAGGAAGAATTGCTTGCCCAAATGCACTTCATATGATGTGGATTTGGGGTAGCCTAGCCTTCCCTTTTACCACCCTACGAGAGGAAGCTCTCTGGAAAGAAGAGAGTTGGAGACTTGAGCTGTTGGTTGATGGCATTGATCCAACAATTTTGAACTGGGTATGTTCACTCAACATTGTTAATGTGGTTGGTTATAAGTGTTTTAATTTTCttgtatgtttgatttggtcAGATGCAAGAAGGAAGATACATTTGCCTGTACGGCGGAGAGGACATGGAATGGATTCGAAAATTCACCAACAACGCTCGAGCAGTAGCACAGGCTGCAGGTATCCCACTGGGGATGGTTTATGTCGGAAAAAGCAACCCGAAAGAGCGAGTCAGAAAGAACATTGCAACAATCACAGTCGAGAAACTGAGCCATTGCTGGCAAGACCTGACATCAATTTGGTACTTCTGGGTGCGAATAGAAAGCATGTGGCGATCCAAGAATCAGCTCGGAAAGGCTTCGGAAAACGATTCGATAATGAAAGAGATCATGACACTTCTGAGCTTTGATAGCAGTGAAGGAGGGTGGGCTATGTTGAGCAGAGGAGCAGATGAGATTGTGAAAGCCAAGGGAAGCATATTCTTAACCTCACTTACAGATTACACTGCTTGGAAAGATGAGATTCAGCAGAAGGGCTTTCTGCCTTCTCTCAGAGATTACCTCAAAGGCCTTCACACTGAGCATCACTGTAATAGGCTCATTCTCCCGGGCGCCGCCGGAAAAATACCCGAAAGGATTGTTTGTTCTGAATGTGGTCGCACTATGGAAAGGTTCCTCCTCTACAAGTGCTGTGATGAATAAGCAGAGCAGAGCAGTCATCTTATTACTTGTGCTGCTTCACCACTTGCAGCTTTGTTATATGTTGTTGAGTGAAATTTAGTTATTTGTATGTCTAATgcgtttgtttttattgttgtttCTTGTCTTCATCCTATTCTATGTAATTGCTTGCTATTATAATAAAACATGTTTCATGTATGAGCTTGATGattttatagttatttaataattaattttcgcATTACTTGATATAGACATGGCTTGTAATATGACTTGTCAATTTATATGTTAACTAAAATTAATACCACTAATATGAAAACCACAATGCTATAAGAGAATCTCCAACAAActccttaaaaaaaatttattctttattttagagaatttaacaataaaatagaagtccaatggactctctaGAGAGTGAGTTTGATTCTCTACATATGCAGAGCCAAATTCACTCTCTATATCTTATCTCTTTAACATAATTACAAATTCAAAACACAtggattatatttttattgcatAAAAAatgctttttaatttttttctcaccataaaatatatgaaaaagaaaattatatcaaaaaataaataaatatagtaactgaataaattaatttttattaaagaaatatagcaaaatgttatattttaaagagtccattggattaaaatttaaaattctaccCTTTATataaaagatgctctttattttcaaaaatatgctCTTTACAATAGAGATTACCATTGGAGATGTTCTAACATAGTTATTATGAAAATCGTATACCGTAAAATAGCttctaatttaattatgataaatgattaaatagaaaatatggtAACCATATACTATAATAtaactattaattttaatttatgaaaaatatttaaataaaaaaatatagaaactGTATACTGTAAAATTGCTATTGTAGAAACCAAAAATACTATAAACTAGTTATTataaaaaggcctaattactcaaaaatctctcacctttaaactttttcaattctaccccgacgttgaaaatttgtcaattttacccacttttgaattttctgttttcaattgtaccccaatatttaaaattttgttaattttttttacttaaatgatgaaatcattcaattaattaagtctaaacatgaaattaaattcttttttattcaaaagagtacaaataagtcctttatttttaaaaactaactaaaaaccataatcaaattaacactaatttaaattcttaattaatttaactaaatttaaagaaattttaaaaatatacaattaatatatgcgagacatgtagaatgttttaaacaaatttccaaatgcaaaagacgttaatttaatttttcagggtacaattgaaacacaaaaatacaaaatagggtaaaattgacaaatttgcaacgtcagggtatgattgaaaaaggggctaaaaggtcggggttttttaagacattaggccgtATAAAAACCATATGCTATAAAGTAgccattaaattaatttatgagaaataattagataaaaaaaatatggaaatcatatactataaaatagcTATCATggaacaaatattataaaataagtaTTATGGAAACCATATACTATAACATAGctattaatctaatttataataattaaattattactaAGGACAATAGTATAAATGTTCTTATTCCCCACCCATACACGCTTTAATATATAACTAACGTCGTCTTACGTGTTGCACACGTAACTCGTAGTGTGACTTGTCAACAGTGGCGGATCCAGGAATTTAGCATGGTGGGgtccataaaaatttaaattataaatatatataaacttaaaaaaattcaaataataaattaattttttacagtTGTCCTCGACGAGTTTTCATATCCTGAAAATACTGAATAATTACATCGTTAGTGACACTATTAAATATATCCTTCTCGATGTATGCTATTAGACAGTCATTCATCCACTGATCACTCATTCTATTTCGTAAATCactctttatcaatttcatTGCAGAAAAAGCTCGCTCCACGGTTGCTGTAGCTACAGGCAAAATTAGCGCCAACTTTAATAGCAAATACACCAGTGAGTAAATATTATGCTTCTTGACCTCCACCATCCTCTTTGAAAGCTCTCCTATTCCATTCAAATTACTAAATCTGTCGTCCCCACGTACATCCGTGATATAGTTTTCAAGATGATTTTTAAGTGCAATAAGTTCAACACTAGAAAACTCACACGGATAGAATTCAGCCATCTTGACTAACTTTTTCTTATCAAATGCACTAAATGAGTCTTTTGGACTCAAGCAAGCAACACAAAGAAGTAATTCAGTATTgacttcatcaaaacgacgattgAGCTCTTGAAGTTGCATATCAATTACTGCATAAAAGACATCAACCTGATAATGGTGTAAATTACTAACATGTGAAGTTCTACGGCGCCCTCCTTTAACATATGCATCTTCCATCTCCGGTATTATAATTTTCACCTTATtgcaaaatgaaaaaacatcCTTTATTAAATCCTCCCATCCACTATCTCTCATTTGTTCCAATCTTTCCTTTGCAGTTCTAACAAGTGACATAGCATTTACAATTTCTTGATCTTTTTTCTGCAAAGCTAAATTCAACTCATTAGTAATCCCCAAAATTGCCACCATTAAAtacaagcaaaaaataaaatcaaatgattcTAATAGCTCCAAGAGACGACGTGCTTCTGCTTTTTGATCTTGATAGGCGCCATGTCTTTCAACATCTTCAAGTATATAGATAATTGAAGAAAACATAgtcattatatttaaaattgaagcATAATGAGATCCCCAACGAGTATCACCAGGCCTTTTAATACTCACTTCTTGGTTTAAACCTCTACCAGTTTGTAATTCACCATTGATCAATGATTCAATAACACTGTTTGCTTGTTGCTCCAAAAGCTTATCTCGACGCTTACAAGAAGCTCCAACCACATTTAACAAACGGGCAATTAAATCAAAGAAATCATTGATAGTAAAATGATTCTTTGCAACAAAAATAAGTGCTAATTGTAACTGATGAGCAAAACAATGAACATAATATGCAGATCCGGTTTCTCTCATAATCAAACTTTTCAAGCCATTGAACTCACCTCGCATGTTACTAGCACCATCATAACCTTGCCCTCGAATTCTAGAGAGACTTAGCTTGTTTTCTGAAAGCATAGAACTGACGGCATCTTTAAGTGATGCGGCTGAAGTATCAGAAACATGGGTAAGACCGATAAACCTCTCCACTACAAATCCTCTTTTATCTACATATCGCAAAACTAAAGCCATTTGTTCTTTGCATGAAACATCGCGACATTCATCAACTAAAATCGCAAAATAATCATCTTTGAGATCATCAATAATAGCTTTGGTTGTTTCTTTTGCAGCTGCATGCACAATGTCTTTTTGGATTGAAGGAGCTATCATTTTTTGATTTCCTGGAGCATTATGCAATACAACTTTACCCACTTCATCATTACGTTCTGCATAAAAGTGTAGAAGCTCAAGGAAATTACCTTTGTTGCTTGAATTTTCATGCTCATCATGACCACGAAAAGGCAATCCTTGTCTTAAAAGGAATCGTATACAATCAATAGAGGCATTCAATCTGATTTTGTATTCATGTTTAGCTAAGTCTGTCTGCCTGTCAAATGCAAAATGAATAGATTGAGCTTGATTCATCAAATCTTGACATTTATGAACTGCCATAGTATGTGGATTTCCAGCATCATGAACATCCAGCCGCGATTTTTTGTTCCAAGCTTTAAATCCTTCACTTACAAAAGATTCAGAACcactttgatttttaatttcagtgttaaataaataacaacATAAGCAAAATGCAGCTTCCTCTTTTATACTATATTCTAACCAATATTTATATTCATCAAACCAACTGGAATTGAATCGACGTAGTCTACCACCAATATCTCTTTGTTAAAAATCATGACTACGAGGTTGACAAGGGCCTTTTTGAAGATATGCCCTTCTAACTTCATCTCGATCATTTGGATGATAACTATCAATTTTCAATCGTTCTCCAGGATCAGCAGGAAGAGCATTCAAATCAACTCCTTTTTGTTTTGTCGAATACGCTTGTGTTTTCATACTATTGTCGAATTTATCCTCTTGAATAGGAATTTGTTCACGTACAGAATCAGATGATTGAGaaactaataaattattagACTCGAGTGTAGACGAATCTTTCCTTTTATAATATCTTAACATGATTATAGTTCACTGcatacaaattaaattataaattaaatctaattgTACAATTTgaatgaatttatatttttaaaatttaataaaaataaatgactaCAAAATATGCGTAccttaataactttttaaattcaGCTGCTCTGGATGTTAATTTGAACTGATGCTGCTTTGCTTCTTCTCAAAAAAATTACccgttttataaataaaataaaaaagtatagagctgctttaatttttatgacaaatatataataaccaATGAATTAAAGAAAGCTTGGCttgttatactatttttattattatgtatgtgtatatatagGGATTTGTGTGGTTTAAAAAAGATTGTGGTTTTCAATGTGGGAAATAAAAATTCGTATGTAGAAAGGAATTAGAAGTCTTTATGATTTGACTATACACTACTATTTCAATGtgggaataataaatttttcctttcttttgaaGAGATGGGGGCCACGTGAAGTTGTAATATCCGGAACCCTATAGGAAACTAAAGACTTTTCCTTTTACATGTATGACATCTAtgtaggaattttttttttaaaagggtgGGGTCCATGGACTCCACCCTCTACACATGCATCCGCCTCTGCTTGTCAAATGATAATACTTATAGCTATTATGAATTAGAGTAATTAtacttattaataattatttctatagTTAGAAATTGTATTGaagtataaaatatcaaataataaaaatattagttaattagaaataatttatcttatttataaagaatattaacaaaaaaatatcataattaacatagtaataattaaatatttaaagtggTCTATTTCAATTATTACTCTATACAATTATCTTTAAACAGATTactataagtagtttattttagagTTAGTgctaactgtcacgacccacaTTATTGAGAcgagatcggcgctagggaatgggagtggtagctccgaaacccgtagcaagtcttaaATAATTAGAACTTTTCGCAAAGAAACAATCACATAATAACCATATAGACGAAAgaaaatacataaacatatatacacatatacaATAGTCGATCCATACAAACATATGGGCGTATAACTTCTGTACCAAGTAAGTACTAGGCCGACGATACTATATACCTACTAGTATATTCAGGTCACATTACGGGCAACTAGCTCCGTGACACAAATAAGAACtgacgtagcctacaaaaagataTACACAAATAATAGCAAGTATGAACAACTATCACAGTACAGTGCTATCACAGGCCACGACTCTGAACAAAAGGCGACTACTACTGCAAGTTTTGGGAAGTTAGGAACTATACATGCAACTGCCGATTTCCGGACCCAAAAAGGTGAACTCTAGTCAAGTCCGAACTCTAAGAACCTGAAAATGTTAAACAATAACggggtcagactatgctgagtgagattACATAT is part of the Mercurialis annua linkage group LG3, ddMerAnnu1.2, whole genome shotgun sequence genome and encodes:
- the LOC126672397 gene encoding LOW QUALITY PROTEIN: uncharacterized protein LOC126672397 (The sequence of the model RefSeq protein was modified relative to this genomic sequence to represent the inferred CDS: substituted 1 base at 1 genomic stop codon), encoding MLRYYKRKDSSTLESNNLLVSQSSDSVREQIPIQEDKFDNSMKTQAYSTKQKGVDLNALPADPGERLKIDSYHPNDRDEVRRAYLQKGPCQPRSHDFXQRDIGGRLRRFNSSWFDEYKYWLEYSIKEEAAFCLCCYLFNTEIKNQSGSESFVSEGFKAWNKKSRLDVHDAGNPHTMAVHKCQDLMNQAQSIHFAFDRQTDLAKHEYKIRLNASIDCIRFLLRQGLPFRGHDEHENSSNKGNFLELLHFYAERNDEVGKVVLHNAPGNQKMIAPSIQKDIVHAAAKETTKAIIDDLKDDYFAILVDECRDVSCKEQMALVLRYVDKRGFVVERFIGLTHVSDTSAASLKDAVSSMLSENKLSLSRIRGQGYDGASNMRGEFNGLKSLIMRETGSAYYVHCFAHQLQLALIFVAKNHFTINDFFDLIARLLNVVGASCKRRDKLLEQQANSVIESLINGELQTGRGLNQEVSIKRPGDTRWGSHYASILNIMTMFSSIIYILEDVERHGAYQDQKAEARRLLELLESFDFIFCLYLMVAILGITNELNLALQKKDQEIVNAMSLVRTAKERLEQMRDSGWEDLIKDVFSFCNKVKIIIPEMEDAYVKGGRRRTSHVSNLHHYQVDVFYAVIDMQLQELNRRFDEVNTELLLCVACLSPKDSFSAFDKKKLVKMAEFYPCEFSSVELIALKNHLENYITDVRGDDRFSNLNGIGELSKRMVEVKKHNIYSLVYLLLKLALILPVATATVERAFSAMKLIKSDLRNRMSDQWMNDCLIAYIEKDIFNSVTNDVIIQYFQDMKTRRGQL